One segment of Rhodopirellula baltica SH 1 DNA contains the following:
- a CDS encoding 3'-5' exoribonuclease, protein MDQKAAIMTVIEHLGNIPPGTKCSAVLFDTERIRREKEFYAKLYSENGVHDLEILQAMVAANVPDDPYWLVSLKTSDGAMGDITQLHRVDDRTGKIIPDPV, encoded by the coding sequence ATGGATCAAAAGGCGGCGATCATGACTGTGATCGAGCACCTCGGGAACATTCCACCAGGCACGAAGTGTTCGGCGGTGCTGTTTGACACCGAAAGAATCCGCCGCGAAAAAGAGTTCTACGCGAAGCTCTACAGCGAGAATGGCGTGCACGACCTGGAGATCCTGCAAGCGATGGTGGCCGCGAATGTGCCCGACGATCCCTACTGGTTGGTCTCTTTAAAAACCAGCGACGGAGCGATGGGAGACATCACCCAACTGCACCGAGTCGACGACCGCACCGGAAAGATCATCCCCGACCCGGTCTAG